The following coding sequences are from one Bombus terrestris chromosome 14, iyBomTerr1.2, whole genome shotgun sequence window:
- the LOC100650339 gene encoding chloride channel protein 2 isoform X3: MASSGSEANEEYGLGYQNTLMYGRYTKDLGEYAKEEARKLKYHDKARRKYDKTRAEDLRKSRRGPLCRKLLALLAFAWKHTGARLGEDWVFLALLGIIMALISYAMDRGISMCNNARIWLYQDLTHHPALQYLAWVSLPVCLILFSAGFVHIVAPQSIGSGIPEMKTILRGVALKEYLTFRTLVAKVIGLTATLGSGLPLGKEGPFVHIASIVATLLSKLVTSFQGIYENESRNCEMLAAACAVGVAACFAAPIGGVLFSIEVTTVYFAVRNYWRGFFAAVCGATMFRLLAIWFQREETITAMFATNFTMDFPFDPQELFVFALIGVGSGLGGAFYVWLHRQYVIFMRKNKSMNSFLQKNRFLYPGIVSLIVSSVSFPLGLGQFMAGDLNTHDQVYGLFTNFTWTKQELGVEEMNMVKHWSTIYTDVFIGLISFVAFTFIFSIISSTVPVPSGIFIPVFKIGAALGRAVGEAMALWFPNGVRYGGIITPIVPGGYATVGAAAFSGAVTHTISVSVIVFEMTGQITHIVPIMIAVLISNAIAALLQPSIYDSIILIKKLPYLPDLLPSSSGMYNVYVEDFMVRDVKNIWHGITYQKLKEILKENRKLRGFPLVDNPDSMILLGSIQRLELIKLIEKHIGRERRLQVAQKWHKEAEERAREEMERQLRDQERTRRPSRFEVIPAPDILKMQRQSVNDLTMSPNNAAAPDHHTYHSPVFGSQPKKSILKKTNSFTLKGFSPLVSPAVTPYTTVTGAESRIRLAFEAIFRKSATLQDVDPDPEIGSGGAIRRDSQDVPPHTPMLAPSPATSKKVQLPRERVIDMSAEDQKRWEESEMMLEVDFSRCHIDPAPFQLVERTSLLKVHSLFSMVGVNHAYVTAIGRLVGVVGLKELRKAIEDANAGILPMHSESHIGVSTSSIAKSETDTESKNVSTMNSIASVDCEKVEKV, translated from the exons ATGGCATCGTCCGGCAGCGAGGCGAACGAAGAATATGGTCTGGGATATCAAAACACATTG ATGTATGGTCGCTACACGAAAGACCTGGGTGAGTACGCAAAAGAAGAGGCACGAAAGCTGAAGTACCACGACAAAGCGCGGCGAAAGTATGACAAGACTAGAGCGGAGGATCTACGAAAGTCGAGGAGAGGACCACTATGCAGGAAGTTGCTCGCGTTATTGGCCTTCGCCTGGAAGCACACTGGAGCTAGATTAGGCGAAGACTGGGTCTTCTTGGCTCTTCTTGGTATAATCATGGCGCTTATCAGTTACGCCATGGACCGTGGCATTTCTATGTGCAACAACG CCAGGATATGGCTTTATCAGGACCTGACGCATCATCCAGCGCTTCAATATCTCGCCTGGGTGTCTTTGCCAGTTTGCTTGATTCTCTTTAGCGCCGGATTCGTGCACATTGTTGCACCACAGAGCATAGGATCAGGCATTCCAGAGATGAAGACGATTCTACGCGGAGTGGCCTTGAAGGAGTACCTGACCTTTCGTACTCTTGTAGCGAAG GTGATAGGTCTGACTGCCACATTGGGCTCTGGTTTACCGCTGGGCAAGGAAGGTCCTTTCGTGCACATCGCTAGTATCGTGGCCACGCTTTTATCCAAATTGGTCACCAGTTTCCAAGGAATCTACGAGAACGAGAGCAGAAACTGTGAGATGCTCGCAGCAGCCTGCGCTGTTGGAGTTGCCGCCTGTTTCGCAGCACCGATCGGTGGAGTTCTCTTCAGCATAGAAGTAACCACCGTGTATTTCGCCGTTCGAAATTACTGGAGAGGATTCTTCGCAGCCGTATGCGGCGCCACGATGTTTCGATTGCTCGCGATCTGGTTTCAACGAGAGGAAACGATTACCGCGATGTTCGCAACGAATTTTACTATGGACTTCCCCTTCGATCCTCAGGAATTGTTTGTATTTGCCTTGATTGGTGTTGGCAGCGGTCTAGGAGGTGCTTTCTACGTCTGGTTGCATAGACAGTATGTGATCTTCATGAGGAAGAACAAGAGTATGAACAGCTTCCTGCAGAAAAA TCGCTTCTTGTATCCTGGAATCGTCTCCCTGATCGTGTCCTCCGTGTCTTTTCCCCTGGGACTAGGCCAATTCATGGCCGGTGATTTAAACACCCACGATCAAGTTTACGGTCTGTTCACCAATTTCACTTGGACCAAACAAGAATTAGGAGTAGAAGAAATGAACATGGTTAAACATTGGTCTACCATATATACCGATGTGTTCATCGGTTTAATTAGTTTCGTTGCATTCACG TTCATCTTTTCCATCATAAGTTCGACGGTTCCCGTGCCATCGGGAATTTTCATCCCCGTGTTCAAAATCGGTGCTGCATTAGGCAGAGCTGTGGGTGAAGCCATGGCTCTATGGTTCCCCAATGGTGTTCGTTATGGTGGTATCATAACTCCTATCGTACCAg GAGGCTACGCCACCGTTGGAGCAGCTGCATTTTCCGGTGCTGTGACCCATACAATCTCTGTGAGTGTTATCGTGTTTGAGATGACTGGCCAGATTACTCACATTGTTCCTATAATGATCGCCGTGCTGATCAGCAACGCCATCGCTGCGCTTCTTCAACCCAGCATATACGACAGTATCATTCTGATTAAGAAGCTGCCATACTTACCAGACCTACTACCTTCCAGTTCAG GCATGTACAATGTGTACGTCGAAGACTTTATGGTTCGTGATGTGAAGAATATTTGGCACGGAATTACCTATCAGAAATTAaaggaaattttaaaagaaaaccgCAAGTTACGTGGATTTCCGCTGGTCGATAATCCTGATTCTATGATTCTGCTTGGATCCATCCAAAGGTTGGAATTAATCAAACTGATTGAGAAACATATAGGACGAGAGAGGAGGCTGCAG GTGGCTCAGAAATGGCACAAAGAGGCCGAGGAGAGAGCTCGAGAAGAAATGGAACGTCAGTTAAGGGACCAGGAAAGAACAAGGAGACCGTCCAGGTTCGAAGTGATCCCAGCACCAGATATTCTTAAGATGCAGAGGCAAAGTGTTAACGATCTAACAATGTCTCCAAACAACGCTGCCGCTCCTGACCAT CACACTTACCATTCCCCGGTATTTGGGTCACAACCGAAGAAATCGATCTTGAAGAAAACCAATTCCTTCACGTTGAAAGGATTCAGCCCACTAGTCAGCCCCGCCGTTACTCCTTATACCACTGTCACTGGTGCGGAGAGCAG AATACGTCTTGCCTTCGAGGCGATTTTTCGCAAGTCAGCCACTTTGCAAGATGTAGATCCAGATCCAGAGATCGGGTCTGGAGGTGCTATCAGGCGTGACAGTCAAGACGTACCTCCTCATACCCCGATGCTGGCACCGAGCCCCGCCACTTCGAAGAAAGTACAACTG CCTCGCGAGAGGGTAATAGACATGTCAGCAGAGGATCAGAAACGGTGGGAAGAAAGTGAAATGATGTTGGAGGTCGACTTCTCGAGGTGTCACATCGATCCAGCACCGTTCCAATTGGTTGAGCGAACGTCTTTGTTGAAAGTCCACAGTCTATTCAGCATGGTCGGAGTGAATCATGCTTACGTGACGGCTATTGGAAGACTGGTTGGGGTTGTAGGATTGAAAGAG CTAAGGAAAGCGATAGAAGACGCAAACGCTGGAATCTTGCCCATGCACTCGGAATCACATATAGGCGTCTCGACATCCAGTATCGCGAAGAGCGAAACGGACACGGAAAGCAAGAACGTCAGCACGATGAACTCTATCGCTTCCGTTGATTGCGAGAAAGTTGAAAAAGTCTGA
- the LOC100645574 gene encoding synaptobrevin-1 translates to MDGSGNSRDGEAGVPRNSQPPSTKKLQQTQATVDEVVGIMKVNVEKVLERDQKLSELENRADALQQGATQFEQQAGKLKRKYWWKNLKMMIIIGIICVIILIIIIVSTVSGSSDNSSSN, encoded by the exons ATGGACGGCAGTGGCAATTCCAGAGATGGAGAGGCAGGTGTTCCTCGTAATTCTCAGCCACCTTCGACTAAAAAGCTGCAACAAACACAAGCAACCGTGGATGAGGTTGTGGGGATAATGAAAGTAAATGTGGAGAAAGTATTAGAAAGAGATCAAAAGCTATCGGAATTAGAGAATCGTGCTGATGCTCTGCAACAGGGAGCGACCCAATTTGAACAGCAGgcaggaaaattaaaaagaaaatattggtGGAAAAATCTTAAAATGATGATCATCATTGGTATCATCTGCGTGATTATTCTTATCATTATCATTG TTTCAACTGTATCAGGCTCATCTGACAATTCCTCTTCTAACTGA
- the LOC100650457 gene encoding uncharacterized oxidoreductase YjmC has product MSNMHRSLLSVSWDALKLLRTSMKSGWMWTRLASGQCDVPMVVPKEEVIRFVSECMCKAGTSLEDGCIVGHHLMTADYRGHFSHGMNRMQMYVQDIKDGMTNPTAKPEILTDFQAIALVNGNNGLGQVIGKFCMELVIKKAKKFGIGMVSTCGSNHYGICGYYTKMAIDQGLVGFSCTNTSPLMAPTRSKCAGLGTNPISLGMGASNNDEFVLDMATTAVALGKIELAIRKNESIPQGWALGSDGKVTTNAEEAYKTSLLLPVGGEEHTSGYKGYGLALMVEILCGILSGSEFGPNIRQWKTKEKIANLGQCFMAINPEAFGCGSKERLGQLLKQLRNLAPAEDKPVLIPGDLERAAMERVDKEGGITYHPNQIQACKEFAKVMGVEPLKLIPKNG; this is encoded by the exons ATGTCGAACATGCACAGAAGCCTTCTGAGTGTTTCGTGGGATGCGTTAAAATTGTTGAGAACTTCGATGAAATCTGGTTGGATGTGGACAAGGTTAGCCTCCGGTCAATGTGACGTACCCATGGTGGTCCCTAAAGAGGAGGTGATTAGATTCGTATCTGAGTGCATGTGTAAGGCTGGAACATCGCTCGAGGATGGTTGTATCGTTGGCCATCATTTGATGACCGCCGATTACCGTGGCCATTTTAGCCATGGAATGAACAGAATGCAAATGTACGTGCAGGATATTAAGGACGGAATGACCAATCCTACTGCGAAGCCAGAGATCCTTACGGATTTTCAG GCGATAGCGTTGGTCAACGGGAACAACGGTTTGGGCCAGGTGATCGGTAAATTTTGCATGGAACTGGTCATAAAGAAGGCGAAGAAGTTCGGTATCGGGATGGTGTCGACTTGTGGCTCGAATCATTACGGCATCTGTGGTTACTACACGAAAATGGCAATCGACCAAGGTCTCGTGGGCTTCTCCTGCACCAATACGAGTCCTCTGATGGCGCCAACCCGTAGCAAGTGTGCGGGTTTAGGTACGAATCCGATATCTTTGGGAATGGGAGCGTCGAACAATGATGAGTTCGTGTTGGATATGGCCACGACAGCCGTTGCTCTGGGCAAAATCGAGCTAGCTATCAGGAAGAACGAATCCATTCCCCAAGGCTGGGCGCTTGGGTCCGATGGGAAAGTTACCACAAACGCCGAAGAAGCGTACAAAACTTCTCTTTTACTGCCTGTTGGTGGAGAGGAACACACTAGCGGCTACAAAGGCTATGGACTAGCTTTGATGGTCGAGATACTTTGCGGAATTCTGTCTGGAAGCGAGTTTGGTCCTAACATCAGACAGTGGAAGACCAAAGAAAAAATTGCTAATCTTGGGCAGTGTTTCATGGCCATAAATCCGGAAGCTTTTGGTTGTGGATCGAAGGAGAGATTAGGTCAGTTGTTGAAACAGTTGAGAAATTTGGCTCCCGCCGAAGACAAACCTGTTTTGATACCTGGAGACCTGGAGAGGGCAGCTAtggaacgcgtggataaagagGGTGGTATTACGTATCATCCCAATCAAATACAGGCGTGTAAAGAATTCGCGAAAGTTATGGGAGTCGAGCCTCTGAAGCTTATTCCCAAGAATGGTTAA